Genomic segment of Eupeodes corollae chromosome 2, idEupCoro1.1, whole genome shotgun sequence:
AATTCCGCAGACATACTGTATTATCATGTATCATGTTGTAAATATAACCTTCGTCAAGTGCAGTCGCATTTTCTTTTCGCTCCCCAGTTGCCTTTTGCCACCTTTTTACCGACacctaataataaataaacaattatcatacaaatacaaatttaaaaaaaaaactatcaacatACTCGCAGCGCCTGTGATATTCTAACTCGACCTGGCTTGGCCAGAAAGGCGAGTGTATAACTGAAAGACTATCTACGcaattttgcgttttattgcgatgaatgcaataaaatatccgTGTCGGATATTATGATATGATTGAAATTCAATGTCTTAAAGAATCTCTGTCTAATGAACATTCCGTTTGCCAAAATCAAATTTCATATCTCTCCAAGAAATTTTATCACGTCTGCAATAGTGTTGAGGACTCCAATGTCAACAATCGTCCAACCAGTGCCTTTCCACGATACGTTCTCTGGAAAAACAATACTGTGACGTCATCGGTGGGTTGAATTCTCTTCGTTTAGACATTGACGATAAGTTTAAGGTGCTAACTTCGTCGGCAAACGatctgacaaaaaaaacttgtctgacCAGGTAAACCTACTGAAATCGGATATTGATTGCTGTTTGCAAAGATCGTCATCCCGGCTATCCCCATCTTCCAATCAATTGAGTGGTGTTACAAACGTTAGACTCGTtaacgaatttgaaaacattaattgtatgcTTTCTCGGGTTTCAACCGCACTCATATCTATTACTTACGACATAAGCaatcaagaacagaaatatacGAGTGTGTATCGCGAGCTTGAAATCCTAAATGTTAAATCACAAAAAGTTGAATAGCTTCTCTACGACATCATTAAACAACCCGGCATACAGTCGTGTGATATAACGTATATATTCGTAATGAAATTCATGCAGCAAACCTGGCTGCTGACCCTCTGCAACAAACCACCCCAGTAAATATCATTGCGAAGGACGAAATAATCAACAAATGTGGCCATTCCTGGAAGTTATCCGAATGGAGTTTTAGACTTAGCAGGCTTGAATCTGCAAATAACACATGGTTCGTGCTGAATAATTGTCCCGGATATGCTGACGCTACATGGATTCGCTCCTATTTTAAACGAGAATTGTGTGTCAATATCTGCGAATGTCTTGTCTGGAAGAAGATTCAAGTTCCTGATTCCCTCCAAATATAACTGGATGTTTCATCACCAAAGAGGGTATATACGACGTGGTCGAATGCGGCTTTCAAGAATGAgtagcaataataatttaaataaatctaaaaagcCCAAACctaatcacaaaaaaaatattgaaaccaaCTGGactcttaaaacacaaatctttccaaacttttctctctctAACCAACTTTCGTCGCTTAAACGGAAAACTTCTCCTATCTCTGTAAAGCCtccatacaaacaaatttcttttaaccCTCTCATCCGGGTCTTGGTTTTCGAACTCCGATGGTTGATCCTCCTGCCAAAACACCCGCGTATCCAATTTTCATCCATTCTCACACTCTTATccttacttttatatttataaacggataacctcctatcttgcgaatagaaattatagagtccttttccgtaactcagtctccagtcttatacatgcaacttctggtagtcaccttggcccccttctcttcgtcttatctgttaactaTGTCagccttaaatttaaaaaaaaactcatatatTCTattgtttgcggatgataagaaaatttctaaGGTTATCTtaactccatctgattccttacttttacaaaacgatcttaatatattttttgtttggtgcatgcataatttgcTTTTCGCGcaaaacaaatcccatctcatagagtttACTTCTTCTTTAATGACGCCTTCAACGtggtcgattctattagagaccttggtattatgtgtgacaaacacctgaatttctattcccattttgaccaaattattaataaagctaatagatctctcggttttattaagagatggtcaaaagaattttcctatgtaactaaagcgctttaaaTTTCCCTAGTCCGTGCTCAtgttgaatatgcatgccaagtataatctaacttttatgaaaaccattcactcagaatagaaaatgttcaaagacgtttcgttcgatttgccttacgtggcctcccctgggatgatacatccaacttgcctcatTATGCCGATcaactaaaactgataggtccgCAGCACTCcagagtgatattcatcttaacaccaaccctcgaaatctgcgatctgtctcccttttctatatccctcattaccgcactaattacgggcactttgaaccaatgttcagaattcttcgtcactgcaacgctgctatgctaGTCTTCGActttaacatttccaaatcccatcttaaatttatactttactttttccctttttgagtccgaattcctcgtcccttttaattttaagtctaataaaatcaaaattgttaattcttgtacattaaagagcttttatgtgggcctagggcccacatgaattaatgttgaaaattgataacaagaacttaaaagaaaaaaatgttaagctagtgttaagttaagttctagcttgtattaagctgaataaataaataaatcatatcaCAATATCGATCAaaagtaacagtcactgcttaagcaatttccttttcaaaaaagtgttGTCAAATTATTTCTCTAACCCAAAATTGACACCAAACAGTGATACGTTATAAATCcatttgtttttcaacaatcTAATGTGAGATCTCAGTGCCCCTAAAGCGCCAATTTTGGCGATTAACAAACTCATCAAGATGAAGGttactaaattttgtatataacttTTTAACTGCGACCACCAagctttcattattttaaaattacatatttatataatatgacACAACAGCgtgtgtaacgctccatttttactAAGCCTAACCCTGAGGCTCCACCATAGAGAAATATACTTACTTatacttatttaaatatatatgtatctcTACGGGATCCACAAGAGTAAGATCCAATCCAGCTTCTCTTCCGcaatccattgttttttttttacttggcttattggctgcgttcaatatcagacagatagggtatccggatacctttttgttagtgttttacgtgtaaaataacagctaatCAAAGACAGCagagatttcaaaaaaggtatccaagaatggtctcattcacaaagctagtggctacgtagtcaagcgattctgattggctaaatctaactacaaaagtagttgaaatttcccttCCGACGTAGTGTGCAAATTTCGGCTACAAATttagtgcacactggttttgacgtttcacaatcagctgctcggtaaggacaaaagaattttaattcaaatgaatctctcggtatttaaatacaaatatgtatatacatatcaatcatattatatcttttatttggttttattgaatttaaaaagaaaaaaaactatttaaagttctgaaaacacaaattctgggaacagctgattcaacatacggttgaatttcaagaaacttgaaaattgatttctgcttttagtatttgttggtaaacaaaaagacacaaaatgtaagttgaagttgtatttgaggattttCTGaagaagaagctatttgcctccgtattctagaaggtaattatgatctattttgacttcgaagctgaaagttatttatatttttttgtaagctatctgaatacagctatccaactcgttcaacaagatATCTAAAAATGCACTTATCGAAGATatcctatccaacacgagattgaaccaTGAGCAACCTTAAATGACACATTTGACATTAGAAACGGTTAAtatgttgtttactttttagtTGATTTACCTTTAGTGTCggtagttattgttttttttacaaaacaaaagaatgcatttgagtaaacaaaaattaaccctttaaaaaaatgattaatgcTGGTAAGAAGCTGGAGGAACTACAACAGCTATTCAAGAGGATTAAAGATAACACAGGTTTTGGGTGAATTCATTTCTCAAAATAAGAGAACTTCATGATTTGCGAACTTACAGAAGGACTTACTATGGGAGGACGGTGCAGACTATAAAAAATTTCGTAGGATGTCGGTCGAAAGCTTTGAAGCTGTTCTGTGCCTAGTAAACATAACtttgaattaatgaatttaGCGACTCCACGACAATTTAagcgaaatgaaattttaatatcaaaaagagTGTGTAAATAGACGCTCACCactacatacaacacaaacgtcaaatgtgatgacaggattttgatccgctcgaaaaatccaaactgcgatgaccggatcatggactggatgttggattgttggtctCTATTGGATTATCTGATGACAGTTCTGTCATCGGATATGTTCAATGGAGACCCCAAGGAACTGTCaactgtcgatttgttttttttttacggtttaaaatttaatgtctgcaaatttaaatcttgcgttcattttgggacaccctttactatACTTAACATTAGTTTGTAAGATATTATGCCTTGTTGTACaagtaaatcaaatttaaaataagtaaatgaaattaattaccGTGCCTCCTTTAGtgaattaacgatttttttctaACTTCGACCATGTCGATACAATCGAGAACTTTTTTCTGTTATATATGAGAAAAAGATCAACTTTAGTAATAATTTccataatttattgaaaaaagttaatattttacttacctttattcttaaatatatacaaacaagtttaatcaaaatataattgtttagtTTTGTGTCAGTTTTTGCTTAAAGCAAATTGGCTCAATTTAAATGATAAgtttaagagaaacaaaaatgtataatgtaAAATAGACCTATGAACCTACACACATGTTTATATTCCAAATTTCAaggattattttaaattagtatTTGCCTCTTTTTCGTAATTGGCTGCTTCTCTCCGCAGCACcgcattcaaaaattcaatctgaATCGCAGTTATATCGACACTCggtagattttgtatttttgtttttaaaaactgaaagaacAAATCCAATTCGTCCTTCTTATCGCCTATTGTCAGACACTCACTCGAAGGCTGCAGCGGCTGCGAAGGCGATGCCAGCTGTGTATGATCTGCACTCAATTCCCCTACATAGACGGCTGTGCATCCGCTGCTGCTGGAgggtttttttaagatattctcCTTACTATCTGTCGGCTGATTTGTAGGCAATACCAAAGAATCAACTGCAACACCATTAGTCTCTGTCTCATCGTAGAGATAAACTTCGCCATAACTAGTATCATCGCCTACGGCTTCAACATTCCTGGCATGTCCTCCATCAGTTACCTCACAGAATTGCATCTCATTCTCATCCATTTCGCTTACATGCTCGATGTCCTCATCATCGAAGTCATTCTGGTCAATTATGTATTCCTTGTGCAAGGACTGACTGTCCTGGGTGGTTTCCTCATCGAGTTCGATTAGCGACGAGATGTCTGATGTCTTAACTTCCTGAATTGTGTTGTGATTGTTGTTGGTCTTGGAAGAATTCAGATAGTTGGCGCGCTCGGATATCAATTTGGGTTGATAGATATCTGTGAGGAATGACAAATCAGCAGTGTATCGCCACTTCTCTAGGCATTCTTTGTATTTGAGCTTTCGCAGGCGATACTGGTGGTATGTGTCGCGAAGATTCTTCCACTTCTTTCGGCATTCAACAGCTGTGATATTACCTAACAGTTCGCCCATTACAACctcatcaaatttatttaaatttaaaagtttatactTACCAATTTCAGAAGCAAGTTCCTGCCATATCCGGGCGACATCCGCACGTCTACGCTGCTCTCTGGGGAGTTTGTAGTTGTACAGAGCTGGTCGCTTCCTGACGCACCAAATGAAATGCGACACAGCATCGTGGTCTTCTTCTAAGACCTTTTTTCTTCCTAATTTGATTGgattgttttttcaaaatgattaaaTACAGTTTCGATTTTTAAATACCTTGCATTTTcatggttttttgaaaattagtagCAAATAAAGTAAATAGTAATTTTTACTCGATTCTAATCGTGTGTCGAGTTGATGTTTTTCTACTCGTTGTTGATATTTCCGTATTCGGTTCTCGTTACTGGCGGTTTTGGCCGTTACGCTCCGATTCAAATggattttacttgttttttgtgATGtgattaagtttattttcaatttatttttatttattattatatttattgtttcatttgaaatgaaaattatcaaattaaagaattttgtttgtgaaaattTGTGATTTTGACGGTTCGTATGAGTGAGGAGGTTCCATTTTTCATATCGTGACGTTACGTTTTGACAGTTGTTAACCTTGGCGTTGGATGCAGATTGTAGAATCATTCACAATAGTTGATGctgtaattttaatatttccaaaataacGAGACAAAAGTTATAACCATTTATTCGGTTTTTATCAATTAtggatataattaaattttatccgGAATTAGTACTATCTTTCAGTCTCCATAAACCCGAGACTTAAACACATGAAGTCACGGCACCTGACAGTCAACCTTTGGACTTTCAATtgaagatagattttttttcgatttgacGTTAAATGTATTTCCCATAAGAGGAAAGCAAAAAGTGtctcaatatatttttttaccatatattttttttatcaaatggtACCAGTATTAggatcattaaaaaataataatatgtgtttatttttaaatcaacctgtgccacctgatccgcggtcttcctctactgtgcagtcctgtgggtgtggactcgaagactttctgggtCGGAGTATTGGTCTCCAACCTGCCAAttaatcgttggactttaacCCTTCtgttctggctaagtctacgtcgatATACAGACCGTACAGCtcttcgttccatcttctcctccactccccttcgatgcaaaCTGATCGAttcgtagatcacacgaataaCTTTTCTCTTAAACCGACATAAGATGCTTTtagcaggatggggatgataagggtcttatatagctacactctggtccttcgagagagacCTTtgtcactcaattgctttcttagcccaaagaaacagctgttAGCAAGAgcttacagcggagcctaggaagacgaagtccttgactacctcaaagttacgtctgtcgatggtgacgttttgaccaagacgacagcatgtactttgttgtgcactcattaaccgttaaacccattttagcgtctctgcctcaatactaacaaaagccccattgacatcacgctgagttcttccgattatgttaatgtcatcagcttATGCtattaattggacagacttttaaaagatagtgcctctagtgttgacgtgtgagttttgcactattctttgaagcacgatgttaaaaaaaatcacacgacagcgcatcacctcgtctaaaaccatttttgacatcgaaaggttctgttaagttgttttatggagcagcgtgaattctccatggtcatcctgccatccgctccagcggctttattagacagCTAAGATATCGCAATCTTTACTTAgtctaagtcaggaggacgggattgttggctttcttcgtctatgttgaatggatcagaTCATGCCTAAAttgctataattattatttatttgcacatatcagAATAAATAAGGTGGGGCTACagtcaactctcaaccattccgaTGTGCGaataattgcagggatggaagggacctacagtttatatgccgaatccaaacggctaatttgggaaagtcctttttcatgacaagaattactcttggagaatttgtcaattcctcgcaagaggcagtacccgtgaaaaaaactttagatggcataggcagagatcgaacccaagacctctcgcattgcagtccaacgcactaaccatcatgccaagggtactaTTTGCATATATAtacatcaattaaaaaaaaacgcttgcCGAAATTCGTGCtccggtaatggaaagttgagacttttattattttattcttaaaagaatttgaCCAGACGATTCAAGACagattatatacaaaatttctaaataccaattagaattaaaattcaaacagattttttgttagtttgtgTTTCTGTATATGAGAATTCATGACAGAATAGAATATCTCCCCAAATAGGCCCAAAACTGGTTTATATACTCGAGATTCTACtgtattattgttttcaaattagaGAAATCCAAACAAGAATGCGTTATTGTGAATGACAGTCATAAACGAACTTCTTCTTCCACTTCTATTACAACCAACTACATTAATTTACACACTAAAAATACCCCATGTCAGACAGAGAAGAATATATTTTATCCAAggcaaacaataacaaaatggaCGAGAATCATTCACAAACATCAATTTTCCAACAAATGTCAATAAGAATGGAAAATTCtatatgtaaaaatataaattataagaagAAGAGCTAGAGCACCCGTTTCCCAAAGAAGTGTCATTATTTTGTGTGCTGATAACTTTTTGTTGTAACattttcctttttccttttttgtttaacttaaaaaagaaaaaagaaggaagTCCAACTTCTTCCGAGTGAAttcaatttaacaacaattttatcaattaCTAACGCTATCAACAAAAGTGTGGTGaaataatacataatattatttttatttttgtttatttcaatatttttgtttggtcaCTTAAAAACACTAAGCTTGAGACATTGAGACACCGAGAGAGAGCTACAGCGACAACGACAGCGACACAGAACCGAACCGAACCAAAAATATCCAACTAGAGAACTCTTCCAAAAAGtgtatattatttctttttgttttaattttattttattattattctgaattGTCGCTCCTTTTTGCTGTTCTATCCTGTCCTCGACTCGAGTCGTGCTAAGTTAgataaagaagaacaaaaaacgaGAAAGTTTCGGGCGATAATTACACGCAGTAAGTGTGCGAAATTTCTTTGTCTATTTTACATTATATATTAGAAAAATGGAAATTCTCAACAAAAGAATGTAAATTACAGATAAGTTAAGGTTCTAGCGAACAGAAACAAAACACACACCAAACCACAcaataaaagcaataaaatgGACATAAGCGAGAGTTATGACCCCcatcagcaacagcaacagcagatACAATCTcaagaacaacaacagcagcaacagcatcCTCCTCAGTTGGTGTTTCCTTCGGTGCAGCCGTTCCCAATGAATGGATTCAACGATACCACAGCACCGATGCAAGAGTTAGTAAGGAGGCCGGTTGGAGCGATAGAAGCACCGCCACCAACTCCAGTATCGACAGAGGTGGACATTGATTCGTGTTTGCTGCAGCAGTTCAGTTGCTTAGGCACAACGGATCACGAGGATCTTATAAATCAATTCCAAACATTAATGAACAATCAAATGAACAAGGAGTCAGCAAGGTTCTTCCTCGAGATGAGTAATTG
This window contains:
- the LOC129945847 gene encoding uncharacterized protein LOC129945847 produces the protein MKMQGRKKVLEEDHDAVSHFIWCVRKRPALYNYKLPREQRRRADVARIWQELASEIGNITAVECRKKWKNLRDTYHQYRLRKLKYKECLEKWRYTADLSFLTDIYQPKLISERANYLNSSKTNNNHNTIQEVKTSDISSLIELDEETTQDSQSLHKEYIIDQNDFDDEDIEHVSEMDENEMQFCEVTDGGHARNVEAVGDDTSYGEVYLYDETETNGVAVDSLVLPTNQPTDSKENILKKPSSSSGCTAVYVGELSADHTQLASPSQPLQPSSECLTIGDKKDELDLFFQFLKTKIQNLPSVDITAIQIEFLNAVLRREAANYEKEANTNLK